A window of the Thalassospira indica genome harbors these coding sequences:
- a CDS encoding DMT family transporter yields the protein MTLRDRFGSVHGGWIALLGVLILSPDALLLRLIAADDFTTAFWRLGFLTVALLLVALWNGAKRGEGIVQSIRPNGFEMLTGLFYGGTCTLFMFSVRNTDAANTLIIIAATPLLAGLIGVFIFKRSQPIRTWVASVVVFVALLGLFSAGFGGKNALGDMLALGAAICMAGYFNVLGAKPEVDALKGMLFGAFVVTLILLPGAAPLSPVGLDWVWLLMLGFWVLPVSFLLIAHASRKIPAAEVSLIMLNEAIFGSFLVWVFVNEVPDEMTLISGAVVITTLVIHSLLGLRASKRASKQARAAA from the coding sequence ATGACGTTGCGGGATCGGTTCGGGAGTGTTCATGGTGGCTGGATTGCCCTTTTGGGGGTTTTGATCCTGTCGCCCGATGCGCTTTTGCTGCGTCTGATTGCGGCCGATGACTTTACAACCGCGTTCTGGCGGCTGGGCTTTTTGACCGTGGCGCTTTTGCTGGTGGCACTTTGGAACGGGGCCAAGCGGGGCGAAGGCATCGTGCAATCGATCCGGCCCAACGGGTTCGAGATGTTGACCGGTCTGTTTTACGGCGGAACCTGTACGCTTTTCATGTTTTCGGTACGCAATACCGATGCCGCCAATACCCTGATCATTATTGCCGCCACACCGCTTCTGGCCGGGTTGATTGGCGTGTTTATCTTCAAACGTTCCCAGCCGATCCGGACATGGGTTGCCTCGGTCGTGGTGTTTGTTGCCTTGCTTGGCCTGTTCAGTGCCGGTTTTGGCGGGAAAAACGCGCTTGGCGATATGCTGGCCCTTGGCGCTGCGATCTGTATGGCGGGTTATTTCAATGTGCTGGGTGCCAAGCCCGAAGTGGACGCGCTTAAGGGTATGTTGTTTGGCGCGTTTGTGGTTACACTGATCCTGCTGCCCGGTGCCGCACCGTTATCGCCAGTTGGTCTGGACTGGGTCTGGCTTTTGATGCTGGGATTTTGGGTGTTGCCAGTGTCATTCCTGTTGATCGCCCATGCATCGCGCAAAATTCCGGCCGCCGAGGTCAGCCTGATTATGCTTAATGAAGCGATCTTTGGATCGTTTTTGGTCTGGGTGTTTGTCAATGAAGTGCCCGACGAAATGACGCTGATCAGCGGGGCGGTGGTGATCACCACGCTTGTTATTCACAGCCTTTTGGGGCTGCGCGCCAGCAAGCGTGCAAGCAAACAAGCAAGGGCTGCGGCCTGA